The following are encoded together in the Methanosarcina flavescens genome:
- a CDS encoding ABC transporter permease — MFDLIIRNIMNRKVRSGLTVCGIALGIFAVIVMGAMSENFHQTFERSMSVTSDKIRVFAESGVFGGGLTDDKVSDVLRVAGVKDAYGLLMTTFDEDKMGMTGKQILGVPPEKSSVALYPVELKAGRFLNPGDSYNVVVGSNIQREYKLQIGSKFEIHDKYFTVVGILDYTGSIFDNAVIIPLETAQDLYSVGDSISYIFAVPDERVDAEMLSKRIEFSVKGTSTLSPGELEVQARQSFMIFSVITISSGLLAAIIGGLCVMNTMLMSVAERTREFGILKAIGAETRDILLLTLGEASVMGFLGGILGILVGTGAVYIMNAWLANTRIVLFLITPRLLIIAMLFALLIGALSGLYPAYRASKMSPMEALKHA, encoded by the coding sequence ATGTTTGACCTCATTATTCGAAATATAATGAACAGGAAGGTCAGGAGCGGGCTGACAGTTTGTGGGATTGCCCTCGGGATATTTGCAGTTATCGTTATGGGGGCAATGTCTGAAAATTTCCACCAGACCTTTGAACGTTCCATGAGTGTGACAAGCGATAAAATCCGGGTTTTTGCCGAAAGCGGAGTCTTCGGAGGCGGACTCACGGATGATAAAGTAAGCGATGTACTCCGGGTGGCAGGTGTAAAAGACGCTTATGGGCTTTTAATGACCACTTTCGATGAGGACAAAATGGGAATGACCGGAAAACAGATCCTGGGTGTTCCCCCAGAGAAATCCAGTGTTGCCCTTTATCCCGTAGAATTGAAGGCAGGCCGTTTCCTCAATCCCGGGGATTCATACAATGTTGTTGTCGGGAGCAACATACAGAGGGAATATAAACTCCAGATAGGGAGCAAGTTTGAGATCCATGACAAATATTTTACGGTTGTAGGAATCCTGGATTACACTGGCTCGATTTTTGACAATGCGGTAATTATACCTCTCGAGACTGCGCAGGACCTCTATAGTGTAGGCGATTCAATTTCCTATATCTTCGCAGTGCCTGATGAGCGGGTAGATGCTGAAATGCTCTCCAAACGCATAGAATTCAGCGTTAAAGGCACAAGCACCCTTTCTCCAGGTGAGCTTGAAGTGCAGGCAAGGCAATCTTTTATGATTTTTAGCGTAATCACTATCAGTTCAGGTCTCCTTGCAGCAATCATAGGCGGGCTTTGTGTGATGAATACAATGCTCATGTCTGTTGCCGAAAGGACAAGGGAATTCGGGATTTTGAAAGCCATTGGAGCCGAGACCAGGGATATTTTGCTTCTTACTCTCGGAGAAGCCTCTGTTATGGGTTTCCTCGGGGGAATCCTTGGAATTCTTGTAGGCACAGGGGCTGTTTATATCATGAATGCTTGGCTTGCAAATACAAGGATTGTACTCTTCCTGATAACGCCCAGGCTTCTTATAATTGCCATGCTGTTTGCCTTGCTAATAGGGGCTCTCTCAGGGCTTTATCCTGCATACAGGGCTTCAAAAATGAGTCCTATGGAGGCTTTGAAGCATGCTTGA
- the pyrH gene encoding UMP kinase has translation MLIVLSLGGSILAKNLDPDSFLEYAEVLRKISKKHTLLVVAGGGEVARSYIDTARAVGADEVTCDYIGIEITRLNARLLAAALGPDASPEIPTNYLETAKAIRPGKVVVMGGVTPGQTTDAVAAILAEFLRADLLIIATSIDGVYSADPNCDPSAVKYDRISPEKLINIVMSIEMKAGSKSPVDPVAAKIIERCKLDALVMDARNPATLGQILDRETAKKSPISCGTWITAKL, from the coding sequence ATGCTCATAGTACTCTCATTAGGCGGTTCAATTCTCGCAAAAAATCTTGATCCTGATAGTTTTTTAGAATATGCGGAAGTCCTTCGGAAAATCTCCAAAAAACATACTCTGCTTGTGGTAGCCGGGGGAGGAGAAGTGGCACGGAGTTATATCGATACTGCAAGGGCAGTTGGTGCTGATGAAGTAACCTGCGACTATATAGGCATTGAAATCACTCGCCTGAACGCACGATTGCTTGCCGCAGCCCTCGGGCCCGATGCCTCTCCGGAAATCCCGACGAATTATCTTGAAACTGCAAAGGCTATTCGTCCCGGGAAAGTAGTTGTAATGGGCGGGGTTACTCCTGGCCAAACTACAGACGCTGTTGCTGCAATTCTTGCGGAGTTCCTGCGGGCAGACTTGTTGATAATCGCAACATCGATTGATGGAGTTTATTCCGCAGACCCCAATTGTGATCCTTCGGCAGTAAAATATGATCGGATCTCCCCTGAGAAACTCATAAACATAGTCATGTCAATCGAAATGAAGGCAGGCTCCAAATCTCCTGTTGACCCTGTAGCCGCAAAAATTATCGAACGCTGTAAACTCGATGCCCTTGTTATGGATGCCCGGAACCCTGCCACGCTCGGCCAAATTCTCGACAGAGAAACCGCCAAAAAATCTCCCATATCCTGCGGAACCTGGATCACAGCAAAATTGTAA
- a CDS encoding ribose 1,5-bisphosphate isomerase, whose protein sequence is MQKVQETAEKIRTMEIRGAGRIAKAAAEAIRDYAAGLDVTSMEEFSAKIREVSDFLISTRPTAVSLPNAVKLASKYSSGNVEDARQEIITNANLFIERADRALGKIGKIGSRRIRDGDVIMTHCNSHAALSIITTAFEDGKNISVYSTESRPRCQGLLTIQHLNDFGIPTTLIVDSAVRYYMKDVDKVIVGADAIAANGALVNKIGTSQLALAAHEARKSFMVAAETFKFSPSTIVGNPIEIEERDAEEVIDPAVLKELSHVQVKNPAFDFTPAEYIDMIVTDIGIIPPAMAYTVIKEHLGWELGEI, encoded by the coding sequence ATGCAAAAAGTTCAGGAAACCGCAGAAAAAATCCGGACAATGGAAATCCGGGGCGCAGGCAGGATTGCAAAAGCTGCTGCTGAGGCTATAAGGGACTATGCCGCAGGGCTGGACGTAACCTCAATGGAAGAATTCAGTGCCAAAATAAGGGAAGTTTCGGATTTTCTCATAAGTACCCGCCCGACCGCTGTCTCCCTTCCAAATGCCGTAAAACTCGCTTCAAAGTACTCTTCGGGAAATGTGGAGGACGCAAGGCAGGAAATCATTACAAACGCAAACCTCTTTATTGAAAGAGCTGACAGGGCTCTTGGAAAAATTGGGAAAATCGGGTCAAGAAGAATCCGGGACGGGGACGTTATCATGACCCATTGCAACTCCCACGCTGCTCTTTCTATTATCACGACAGCCTTTGAGGACGGAAAAAACATCTCGGTATATTCCACTGAAAGCCGTCCCAGGTGCCAGGGTTTACTGACAATCCAACATCTTAACGATTTCGGAATTCCTACAACCCTGATTGTAGATTCCGCAGTGCGTTACTACATGAAAGACGTGGATAAAGTTATTGTCGGGGCTGACGCCATTGCAGCTAACGGCGCCCTGGTAAATAAGATTGGAACTTCCCAGCTTGCCCTTGCCGCCCATGAAGCCCGGAAAAGTTTCATGGTCGCTGCCGAGACCTTCAAGTTTAGCCCGAGCACTATTGTCGGAAACCCCATAGAGATCGAAGAAAGGGATGCAGAAGAGGTCATAGATCCAGCAGTCCTGAAAGAGCTTTCTCACGTGCAGGTAAAAAATCCGGCTTTTGACTTCACACCTGCCGAATATATCGATATGATCGTAACCGATATAGGAATCATCCCGCCTGCAATGGCATATACTGTTATAAAAGAGCATCTTGGCTGGGAGCTTGGAGAAATTTGA
- the tsaA gene encoding tRNA (N6-threonylcarbamoyladenosine(37)-N6)-methyltransferase TrmO produces the protein MSENSENAPEKVEFTPIGYVENDYFKPEYKEEVYEKVSKIVLREDLVDGLYRVEELEKLYILFYFSKSEGYKLIHRRRYDGEMSGVFASRSPYRPNGIGLTLVELLKVEGNVLYVKGLDAINGTPVLDIKPYMKDLEEKEKENTK, from the coding sequence ATGAGTGAAAATTCAGAAAATGCTCCCGAAAAAGTTGAGTTTACCCCCATAGGCTACGTGGAAAATGACTACTTTAAACCGGAGTATAAAGAAGAGGTCTATGAGAAGGTTTCAAAAATTGTCCTGAGAGAAGATCTGGTAGACGGCCTTTACAGGGTAGAAGAGCTTGAAAAACTCTATATCCTCTTTTATTTCAGCAAATCGGAAGGTTATAAGCTGATACACCGCCGCCGTTATGACGGAGAGATGTCAGGGGTCTTCGCAAGCAGAAGCCCATACCGGCCCAATGGGATAGGTCTTACCCTTGTGGAGCTCTTGAAAGTAGAGGGCAACGTGCTCTATGTAAAAGGCCTTGATGCCATCAATGGGACGCCTGTACTGGACATTAAGCCATACATGAAAGACCTTGAAGAAAAAGAGAAAGAAAATACGAAGTGA
- the larB gene encoding nickel pincer cofactor biosynthesis protein LarB, with product MDLTDILRAVKEGKMDLETAKQQARGLGFVSYTDIAKLDSHRKSRTGVIEAILADCKSPDDVVEIARVMVAESKRALITRVSPQHVEVLKQAFGEDKLEWNSRARTVVIHDGTPAPRTGGIVGIVSAGTADIPAAEEARVVASEMGCETVTVYDVGVAGIHRLIPALHKLKATKPGAIVVAAGREGTLPTIVSGLVDAPVIGLPVSTGYGAGGGGKAALLAMLQSCSTLAVVNIDAGFVAGAYAARIANMIAAAYTRGREDRVEQEGK from the coding sequence ATGGATCTTACTGATATACTTAGGGCTGTCAAGGAAGGAAAAATGGATCTTGAAACTGCAAAGCAGCAAGCACGCGGTCTTGGTTTTGTTTCCTATACCGATATAGCAAAGCTTGACTCTCACAGGAAAAGCCGGACAGGAGTGATCGAAGCCATCCTGGCTGATTGTAAGAGCCCTGACGATGTTGTGGAGATTGCCAGGGTCATGGTTGCAGAGAGCAAAAGAGCCCTTATTACGCGGGTTTCGCCGCAACATGTTGAAGTCCTAAAGCAAGCTTTTGGCGAGGATAAACTTGAATGGAACAGCAGGGCTCGCACAGTTGTTATCCATGACGGTACGCCTGCCCCCAGAACAGGTGGGATTGTAGGGATTGTTTCAGCAGGCACAGCCGATATCCCGGCTGCGGAAGAAGCCAGGGTTGTAGCCTCGGAAATGGGCTGTGAGACCGTTACGGTTTATGATGTGGGAGTCGCAGGAATCCACAGACTGATCCCGGCACTGCATAAATTGAAAGCTACGAAGCCGGGAGCAATCGTGGTTGCAGCCGGAAGGGAAGGGACGCTTCCCACCATAGTCTCGGGATTGGTTGACGCACCTGTAATCGGGCTTCCGGTTTCGACAGGTTATGGAGCGGGTGGCGGAGGAAAAGCTGCCCTGCTTGCCATGCTCCAGTCCTGTTCCACACTTGCAGTTGTAAATATTGATGCAGGATTTGTTGCGGGAGCGTACGCTGCCAGGATCGCAAATATGATCGCGGCTGCCTACACCCGCGGCAGGGAAGACAGAGTTGAGCAAGAAGGAAAGTAA
- a CDS encoding ABC transporter ATP-binding protein, which produces MLQVENLSKTYSQGKISVHALRCACITVRKGELLAIMGPSGSGKSTFLALIGTLEKATDGRVILDGIDLTAVPEKLLPRVRREKIGFIFQHYNLIPTLSALENVELSLRFSRVPKKEREERAKVLLEELGLGDRLSHKPSELSGGEQQRVSIARALANKPAVILADEPTGEVDSKTRDSIVRIFKELSEKGQTILVVTHDPEVAKECSRVLKITDGIIKDN; this is translated from the coding sequence ATACTGCAGGTTGAAAACCTTTCCAAAACCTATTCCCAGGGGAAAATTTCTGTTCATGCCCTTCGCTGCGCCTGCATAACCGTGAGAAAAGGGGAATTACTTGCTATAATGGGGCCTTCAGGTTCAGGGAAATCCACTTTTCTCGCCCTTATAGGCACACTTGAAAAAGCTACTGACGGCAGAGTTATTCTTGATGGCATAGACCTCACAGCTGTGCCTGAAAAACTGCTTCCTCGCGTGAGAAGGGAAAAAATAGGTTTTATCTTCCAGCACTATAACCTTATCCCAACCCTTTCTGCGCTTGAAAATGTTGAGCTTTCCCTGCGCTTTTCCAGAGTGCCGAAGAAAGAAAGGGAAGAAAGAGCAAAGGTACTGCTTGAAGAGCTTGGCCTTGGAGACCGCCTTTCCCATAAGCCTTCGGAATTATCTGGAGGGGAACAGCAGAGAGTTTCTATTGCCAGGGCACTTGCGAATAAACCTGCCGTTATCCTGGCTGATGAACCTACAGGTGAAGTGGATAGCAAGACCAGGGACTCGATTGTGCGGATTTTTAAAGAATTGAGCGAAAAAGGGCAGACAATTCTTGTTGTGACACACGACCCAGAGGTAGCAAAAGAATGTTCGAGGGTGCTAAAGATTACGGATGGGATTATTAAAGATAATTAA
- a CDS encoding helix-turn-helix transcriptional regulator: MNSQLLELIFLSEKRKNLILFLKDGPKSISEIKESLNVGLVAILPQLKKLRESSLVLKAGDVYNLSPLGIAVAGKMQPMIDVLNVFGSKYEYWANHAVESIPDPLRKRIGELANCTFSEPPDRTRLFEPHREFVENLMKSKKINGIASIFHPLYPSLFLTFAKEGAEISILVTRPVYERTKTEYGTELGEFLKLENASFYVCDGRIELSHVVTDRFLSLTLPFSDGTFDHKEDVLCFDPVALQWGEDLFAYYRNISHRITEI, encoded by the coding sequence ATGAACAGCCAGCTTCTGGAATTGATTTTTCTCTCCGAAAAAAGGAAAAATCTTATTTTATTTTTGAAGGATGGGCCAAAATCAATCTCAGAGATCAAAGAAAGCTTGAACGTAGGTCTGGTGGCAATTCTTCCTCAGTTGAAAAAACTGAGAGAAAGCTCTCTGGTTTTAAAGGCAGGCGACGTTTACAACCTGTCTCCTCTCGGGATAGCGGTAGCTGGCAAAATGCAGCCAATGATTGATGTCCTGAACGTTTTCGGAAGTAAATACGAATATTGGGCGAATCATGCAGTCGAGTCCATACCCGATCCTTTGCGGAAACGGATAGGAGAACTGGCTAACTGCACGTTTTCCGAACCTCCTGACAGGACACGTTTGTTTGAGCCTCACAGGGAATTTGTAGAAAACCTTATGAAATCAAAAAAAATAAATGGCATTGCATCTATTTTTCATCCTCTTTATCCATCTCTTTTCCTTACTTTCGCAAAGGAGGGAGCTGAAATTTCCATCCTTGTAACCCGTCCGGTTTATGAAAGAACAAAAACGGAGTACGGGACCGAGTTAGGTGAGTTCCTTAAACTCGAAAATGCGAGTTTTTACGTCTGTGATGGCAGAATAGAACTCTCCCATGTAGTTACTGACAGGTTTCTGTCTCTTACCCTGCCTTTTTCTGACGGCACTTTTGACCATAAAGAAGATGTCCTGTGCTTCGATCCGGTTGCCCTCCAGTGGGGAGAAGACCTTTTTGCTTACTACAGAAATATCTCTCACAGAATAACCGAAATCTGA
- a CDS encoding FmdE family protein, with the protein MNFDTAVQFHGHVCPGLSIGYRVAVLAAERFKDRSKDEELVAIVENRSCAVDAIQAINGCTCGKGNLIFKDHGKHVYTYFKRGDNKALRISLKPDALPQDEKHIALFAKLRAGTASSEEEKEFRESHNAKSQRILEMPEEELFRVSEVNIEPPEKAIIYPTVICSKCGEGFMEPLGRVKNGEIVCISCFEAKNE; encoded by the coding sequence TTGAATTTCGATACCGCAGTACAATTTCATGGACATGTTTGCCCTGGGCTCTCCATTGGCTACAGGGTAGCAGTACTTGCTGCTGAACGCTTCAAAGATCGAAGCAAAGATGAAGAGCTTGTCGCAATTGTAGAAAACCGGTCCTGTGCCGTGGATGCGATTCAGGCAATTAACGGCTGCACCTGTGGGAAAGGGAACCTTATTTTCAAGGATCACGGGAAACATGTTTACACGTACTTCAAAAGGGGCGATAACAAAGCCCTGAGGATTTCTCTGAAACCCGATGCTCTCCCTCAGGACGAAAAGCATATTGCACTCTTTGCAAAGCTTAGAGCTGGTACTGCCAGCTCTGAGGAGGAAAAAGAGTTTAGAGAATCTCACAACGCAAAAAGCCAGAGAATCCTGGAAATGCCGGAAGAGGAACTTTTCCGTGTCAGTGAAGTGAATATTGAGCCCCCGGAGAAAGCCATAATCTACCCCACAGTCATATGCAGCAAATGCGGAGAAGGATTTATGGAACCCCTGGGAAGAGTTAAAAATGGAGAAATTGTCTGCATCTCCTGTTTTGAGGCAAAAAATGAGTGA
- the cobN gene encoding cobaltochelatase subunit CobN, with protein MKEQVNVDKNSFNKKIKASGLTILILLMLFSSSPAAGSTGTEYELVANTTSDAEGNYLLSGIPNGNYTLVAISSEDKWRRADEQIQVQGADLSVNLDTSSRDIDETESQAILDLKGSGVPLEGASSIRGLTRQKQMGGDPISLGFTEVLLLREQVKETPVDSSPGQQLDIAIVTGYRSHELPLKNLMEEINGNSSLNLSLSCFMADYVMENDVDLSGMDIIYINMLSPSTARKLTPTVDSAISNGCVVIDDDTLLNESIPLPADLIESYREKLNNYWLNGAYDQSNLKNLLFCIASDCCGRTDLLYEDPHTLPERAIYHTNMTGYFTDSLDTYLTWYSNRSDGGHVYDPAKPTVAITMYQSYFPFQIEPIDALISELEAREYNVIATYGSDNLSSGDFFKQGDEVLVDAIISFTYFGNKFDAEGLDVPVINGIVNNYMNRTGYEASSRPLPADKMMKLDLQELWGAIDPVIMAATEIDPETGTETSVSIDYQVDWLIDRVESWVNLGEIPDSDKKVAIIYYNHGGGKDNIGASYLDVVPSLSSLLDAMAAGGYAINENQSLNETELLNLMLTQGINIGTWAPGELEKMVATGKVVLVPESTYEVWFSELPEEKQQEVIEQWGPAPGEIMVWENESGRYLVIPRIEVGDNVLLAPQPSRGWLDDSEALYHDSELPPHHQYIAFYLWLQHSEEEGGFGSDALVHFGRHGTQEWLPGKEFGLSRYDWPSLMIGDLPVIYPYVMDGLGEGNEAKRRGGAVIVDHLVPPIVSAGSYGDYANLSEAIHNYGQAEADASLKAAHRSEVLNLTLSLSLDEEFNMTEAENNETYFNAVFLEGLEELLDEYKGQSMPYGLHILGTSPKGEQLVGMVNSMLGTDFADSVSEFNETEGSQLYLLDLVLNQGVNSTEAQVQVLGTGNETVSTFLVSAEEYAANLALGEEEIQQVLNALEGRFIPGNQGGDPVRNPEALPSGRNFYAFDQRIVPTEAAWTLGQEMADQMLEAYLAEHGNYPRKVAYVLWAGETTRHEGVMEAEILSLLGVKPVWNSGRVVDVEAIPMETLGRPRIDVVIQISGLYRDMYPDKVRLLDKAVKLAYAQEDSPNYIRENADALKTSLMSEGSLNESEALDLSLLRIFGSEDGAYGTGLPNAVSASDTWESNDALADLYINRMCNAYGENVWGENLKDLFKKNLEGVEATVHSRSTNLYGTLDNDDFFQYLGGLNLAVSSVSGGEYPDSFITNMLAGGDEKTETLEEFLKRETYSRYFNPRWIDGMQGNGYAGAREMSDFVENLWGWEATNPDLISDDMWNKVYQTYMADQELSDWVKQNNPYAYQSMTARMLETARKGSWDASDDVLKSLAEEYAESVVEDGVTCCHHTCGNSLLNNYVSGLVSVPGFVEAIEEATQESLKQERTEEHRSSNGHQTSVAEKLNQTAKSNTEEPVSNQTVQNSDAGYGVDSPEPAPEVRQSADPDYVEGYEMQKEESSEGAESGGMSFSGADIIGTLFVVAVVGGIYLGFRKKKM; from the coding sequence ATGAAAGAACAGGTTAATGTTGATAAAAATTCTTTTAACAAAAAAATTAAGGCTTCCGGATTGACAATTTTAATCCTTTTAATGCTATTTTCTTCTTCTCCGGCGGCGGGCAGTACAGGCACGGAATACGAACTTGTTGCTAACACTACAAGTGACGCTGAGGGAAACTATCTGCTTTCCGGTATTCCCAATGGAAACTATACTCTTGTTGCTATTTCCAGTGAGGACAAATGGCGTCGTGCCGATGAACAGATCCAGGTTCAGGGGGCAGATCTTTCTGTAAACCTCGATACTTCAAGCAGGGATATTGATGAAACCGAATCCCAGGCAATTCTTGACCTGAAGGGCAGTGGAGTTCCCCTGGAAGGAGCCTCTTCAATCCGCGGGCTCACCCGACAAAAACAGATGGGAGGAGACCCTATTTCTCTGGGGTTCACAGAAGTTCTTCTGCTGAGAGAGCAGGTAAAGGAAACTCCTGTAGACTCAAGCCCCGGTCAGCAACTTGATATTGCTATTGTTACCGGGTACCGGAGCCATGAACTTCCCCTCAAAAACCTGATGGAGGAGATCAACGGCAACAGCAGCCTGAACCTTTCCCTTAGCTGTTTTATGGCTGATTATGTTATGGAAAACGATGTTGACCTGAGCGGTATGGATATCATCTACATCAACATGCTCAGCCCTTCAACTGCCCGGAAGCTTACACCCACAGTAGACAGCGCAATTTCTAACGGGTGTGTGGTTATCGACGACGATACCCTGCTGAACGAGAGCATCCCTCTTCCTGCAGACCTGATAGAGAGCTACAGGGAAAAACTCAACAATTACTGGCTCAACGGGGCTTACGACCAGAGTAACCTGAAAAATCTTTTATTCTGCATAGCCAGTGACTGCTGCGGCAGAACTGACCTCCTGTACGAGGACCCACACACACTTCCTGAAAGGGCTATCTACCATACAAACATGACAGGTTACTTCACCGATTCCCTTGATACATACCTCACCTGGTACTCTAACAGGAGTGACGGAGGACATGTTTACGATCCGGCAAAGCCCACGGTTGCTATTACCATGTACCAGAGTTATTTCCCCTTCCAGATTGAGCCCATTGACGCTCTGATTTCGGAACTGGAAGCCAGAGAATACAATGTTATTGCTACTTACGGGTCTGATAACCTTTCCTCGGGAGATTTCTTCAAGCAGGGTGACGAGGTACTTGTAGACGCTATCATCTCTTTTACGTACTTTGGAAACAAGTTTGATGCCGAGGGGCTTGATGTGCCTGTAATCAACGGCATAGTTAACAATTACATGAACAGGACCGGGTATGAAGCTAGCAGCAGGCCGCTTCCCGCGGATAAAATGATGAAACTCGATTTGCAGGAACTTTGGGGAGCTATTGACCCGGTAATAATGGCTGCCACTGAAATAGATCCCGAAACCGGGACCGAGACTTCGGTTTCTATAGACTACCAGGTAGACTGGCTCATTGACCGGGTTGAAAGCTGGGTAAACCTTGGGGAAATTCCTGACTCCGACAAGAAAGTTGCTATCATTTATTATAACCACGGAGGAGGAAAGGACAACATAGGGGCTTCTTACCTCGATGTCGTCCCAAGTTTGTCAAGCCTGCTTGATGCTATGGCTGCCGGAGGATATGCCATTAATGAAAACCAGTCCCTGAATGAAACCGAGCTACTTAATCTGATGCTTACCCAGGGCATCAATATAGGTACCTGGGCTCCCGGAGAACTCGAGAAGATGGTTGCTACAGGCAAGGTAGTTCTCGTCCCTGAAAGCACATATGAAGTATGGTTCTCTGAACTTCCTGAAGAGAAACAGCAGGAGGTTATTGAACAGTGGGGCCCTGCTCCTGGAGAGATCATGGTCTGGGAAAACGAGAGTGGAAGATATCTTGTAATCCCCAGAATTGAGGTAGGGGATAACGTGCTTCTGGCTCCTCAGCCTTCGAGAGGCTGGCTTGATGACAGTGAAGCCCTTTATCACGATTCTGAACTTCCTCCTCACCACCAGTACATTGCGTTCTATCTCTGGCTCCAGCACTCCGAAGAAGAAGGCGGATTTGGTAGTGATGCCCTTGTGCATTTCGGCAGGCACGGGACTCAGGAATGGCTTCCCGGAAAAGAGTTCGGGCTTTCGAGATATGACTGGCCTTCCCTGATGATCGGGGACTTACCTGTTATTTATCCTTACGTTATGGACGGGCTTGGGGAAGGAAATGAGGCAAAACGCAGAGGAGGAGCAGTAATAGTCGACCATCTTGTCCCTCCGATTGTTTCTGCGGGAAGCTATGGGGATTATGCAAACCTGAGCGAAGCTATCCACAACTATGGGCAGGCAGAGGCAGATGCTTCCCTTAAAGCTGCTCACAGGTCTGAAGTTTTAAACCTAACCTTATCCCTCTCCCTGGATGAAGAATTCAATATGACAGAGGCGGAAAATAACGAGACTTACTTTAATGCCGTTTTCCTTGAAGGGCTTGAAGAGCTGCTGGATGAATACAAGGGCCAATCAATGCCTTACGGGCTGCATATCCTGGGTACAAGCCCGAAAGGGGAACAGCTTGTGGGTATGGTGAATTCCATGCTAGGGACTGACTTTGCCGATTCTGTTAGTGAATTCAATGAAACCGAAGGTTCCCAGCTCTATCTGCTTGATCTTGTCCTTAACCAGGGAGTCAATTCCACGGAGGCTCAGGTGCAGGTCCTCGGGACAGGCAATGAGACTGTCAGTACCTTCCTCGTCAGTGCAGAAGAATACGCTGCAAACCTGGCTCTCGGGGAAGAGGAAATCCAGCAGGTCCTAAATGCCCTTGAAGGCAGGTTCATCCCCGGAAACCAGGGAGGAGACCCTGTTAGAAACCCTGAAGCACTGCCTTCGGGGAGAAACTTTTATGCTTTTGACCAGAGGATAGTTCCGACGGAAGCCGCCTGGACTCTCGGGCAGGAGATGGCTGACCAGATGCTTGAAGCATATCTCGCCGAGCACGGGAATTACCCGAGAAAAGTGGCTTATGTCCTATGGGCAGGAGAGACTACCAGGCATGAAGGGGTTATGGAAGCAGAGATCCTCTCTCTACTCGGGGTAAAGCCTGTATGGAACAGCGGCAGGGTGGTTGATGTGGAAGCTATCCCTATGGAGACTCTGGGGAGACCCAGGATTGATGTGGTAATCCAGATCTCCGGGCTTTACAGGGATATGTATCCTGACAAGGTGCGCCTGCTGGATAAAGCTGTAAAACTTGCTTATGCCCAGGAGGATTCCCCTAACTATATCCGGGAAAATGCTGATGCTCTGAAGACCTCTTTGATGAGTGAGGGTTCCCTTAATGAAAGTGAGGCACTGGACCTTTCCTTGCTCAGGATTTTCGGGTCTGAGGACGGCGCCTACGGCACAGGGCTTCCGAACGCTGTTTCAGCAAGTGATACCTGGGAGAGCAATGATGCTCTTGCAGATCTTTACATCAACAGGATGTGCAATGCTTACGGAGAAAACGTCTGGGGCGAAAACCTTAAGGACCTTTTCAAAAAGAACCTTGAAGGGGTTGAAGCCACAGTTCACAGCCGGAGCACAAACCTTTACGGGACCCTTGACAACGATGACTTTTTCCAGTATCTGGGAGGGCTGAATCTTGCTGTCAGTTCCGTTTCCGGAGGGGAGTATCCTGATTCATTTATTACGAATATGCTGGCCGGAGGGGATGAGAAAACCGAAACCCTGGAAGAATTCCTCAAAAGGGAAACTTATTCCCGATATTTCAATCCCAGATGGATTGACGGCATGCAGGGAAACGGCTATGCAGGAGCAAGGGAAATGTCGGATTTCGTTGAAAACCTCTGGGGCTGGGAAGCCACAAACCCGGATTTGATCAGCGATGATATGTGGAATAAGGTATACCAGACCTATATGGCAGACCAGGAACTCAGCGACTGGGTAAAGCAGAACAACCCCTACGCATACCAGTCCATGACTGCCCGGATGCTGGAGACCGCCCGCAAGGGGAGCTGGGATGCATCGGATGATGTCCTCAAAAGCCTGGCTGAGGAATATGCAGAGTCCGTGGTTGAAGACGGGGTTACCTGCTGCCACCACACCTGTGGGAATTCTCTCCTCAACAACTACGTATCGGGCCTTGTATCAGTACCCGGTTTTGTCGAAGCGATTGAAGAGGCTACGCAGGAATCTCTTAAGCAGGAAAGGACTGAAGAGCATAGGAGCAGCAATGGGCACCAGACGAGTGTTGCCGAAAAACTTAACCAGACTGCCAAATCAAACACCGAAGAACCGGTCAGCAACCAGACCGTTCAGAATTCTGATGCAGGATATGGTGTGGATTCCCCTGAACCTGCCCCTGAGGTCAGACAATCTGCAGATCCTGACTACGTGGAAGGTTATGAGATGCAGAAAGAAGAATCGTCTGAAGGAGCGGAAAGTGGTGGTATGTCCTTCTCAGGAGCTGATATCATTGGAACTCTCTTTGTGGTAGCAGTGGTGGGTGGAATTTATCTGGGATTCCGGAAAAAGAAAATGTAA